The following proteins are co-located in the Natator depressus isolate rNatDep1 chromosome 4, rNatDep2.hap1, whole genome shotgun sequence genome:
- the LOC141986975 gene encoding uncharacterized protein LOC141986975 codes for MMESQNRKRAPAWTEREVRDLIAVWGEESVLSELRSSFRNAKTFVKISQGMKDRGHNRDPKQCRVKLKELRQAYQKTREANGRSGSEPQTCRFYDELHAILGGSATTTPAVLFDSFNGDGGNTEAGFGDEEDDDDDEVVDSSQQASGETGFPDSQELFLTLDLEPVPPEPTQGCLLDPAGGEGTSAACVSMITGSSPSQRLVKIRKKKKRTRDEMFSELMLSSHTDRAQTNAWRQIMSDCRKAQNDQEERWRAEESKWRAEESKWRAEERAEARMWRQRDERRQDSMLRLLEDQTSMLQCMVELQQRQLEHRLPLQPLCNQPPSSPSSIASTPRRPRTRWGGHRPTSHSTTEDCPKKRRLSFNKF; via the exons atgatggagtctcagaatcgcaaaagagctccagcatggactgaacgggaggtacgggatctgatcgctgtatggggagaggaatccgtgctatcagaactccgttccagttttcgaaatgccaaaacctttgtcaagatctcccagggcatgaaggacagaggccataacagggacccgaagcagtgccgcgtgaaactgaaggagctgaggcaagcctaccagaaaaccagagaggcgaacggccgctccgggtcagagccccaaacatgccgcttctatgatgagctgcatgccattttagggggttcagccaccactaccccagccgtgttgtttgactccttcaatggagatggaggcaatacggaagcaggttttggggacgaagaagatgatgatgatgacgaggttgtagatagctcacagcaagcaagcggagaaaccggttttcccgacagccaggaactgtttctcaccctggacctggagccagtaccccctgaacccacccaaggctgcctcctggacccagcaggcggagaagggacctccg ctgcatgtgtttcaatgatcacaggatcttctccttcccagaggctagtgaagattagaaagaaaaaaaaacgcactcgagatgaaatgttctccgagctcatgctgtcctcccacactgacagagcacagacaaatgcgtggaggcaaataatgtcagactgcaggaaagcacaaaatgaccaggaggagaggtggcgggctgaagagagtaagtggcgggctgaagagagtaaatggcgggctgaagagagggctgaagctcgaatgtggcgacagcgtgatgagaggaggcaggattcaatgctgaggctgctggaggaccaaaccagtatgctccagtgtatggttgagctgcagcaaaggcagctggagcacagactgccactacagcccctgtgtaaccaaccgccctcctccccaagttccatagcctccacacccagacgcccaagaacgcggtggggtggccaccggccaaccagccactccaccacagaggattgcccaaaaaaaagaaggctgtcattcaataaattttaa